ttttttaagaaaGCTATTTTCGAAACTAGACCAAAGGTCATAATATTCACTATAAGTCTATAATTATAGGAGTACGTATTGTATTTGTTATAGAAATTTGCTTTTTGATCAgacattaatcaatttatagaaaaaagataaatttaatcaatttattgataaaagataaatttgcCTTATCTTGGtaaaatacatttttaattaggACTCATTGTTAACTACGTTACTAGTTTGTTGAAATTGTCTTTATTAGcttattgataaatttaacGTCAATGCATACATGAGCTAATACTGATGAACCAATTGTAATACATTTCTGATATGTTGAATGTTttgactttattttttatttaaagaatatGATACATGTTTGGACATTACGTACATTCATTAACGAAATAAAAGAGAGCTTAGACTTAGATTTTAGAATAGAATACTCCCTGTTGCTACTTGCGTGTAGGtgcattatttgattattccaCCATCTTTATAAACTTATTAGCAAATAACAATAATTCTGATGATTCCACCACTTTTATGCTGTGAAATATAGACGATAATATAAgcatcataaattaatatagccaattttaaaacaaatcttataaatatctaattatttttatttaatccatacaacatcaaataaaattaaaatgtccaCTTAAAATGTGACACGTGcacttgaaaattgaaatgaagatTATCCTATCCTTTAGGTGTCCTggtttactattttttgggtgtttcactttaggagtcccgattgaaaaattccataaatgttacttcctccgttccgcttaagatgacacgttttcctttttagtctatcccaactaagatgacacatttccttttttggtaactttctctctccaattaatacactcaaccactttttctcactcctattaaaatattcatctttctttatctctctattttaatacttccacccaccttctctctctccaattaaacactttaactaataactcctaaaatcccgtgccggctaagcaatgtgtcatcttagccgggacggagggagtattaggtatcacattccactaatatttttccacacacattttaatataacactaatataaaaaattaggacccacattccactatcttttttcactaactttcctttatatttcttaaaacctgtgccgaaCTCAAGCGGGACTCTTAGAGttgaacggagagagtaataataatactatcatTGCTTTGAAGTTGGGACACGTCACGTGGTATACAGCTTAAACACACGAAGCCATTTTGTATCTCTGCAACGGATTATCCGCTCCACTCTCTTCCAGTCTTCCTTCATTCATAAATCATTTCTACAAATGCAATACTTTAATAGTAAATTATAAGCGAAATAAACCCTCATTAACTACATACTAAAACAATattcttctctctttcatcGTTTTAGCTGTAAATGcaaacaatactttaattaaatacagaGTTCAATTAAATTACCCAAAACTTAACTACTCCTCCACCCTTTTCTCTTGACTTCAATTCAATCGCTTCTTTTTCAAGCAAATTCAGTTATGGAGAAGCAAAAAAGCTTCTCTGTGAAACCCATCAAGTTCTTGGTCTCCTCCTTCACTATCACCTTCTCAATCATCTTCGTCATCTTCTGCTTCACTTGGGTTTTCACATCCCCCGCTTCCATTCACCTGGGCGCCCAGAATCTCGGCGTCGAGAGCTCCGAAGGTAGTTTGCTAACTGCAAATTCTAGCTCCACCGCTTTTGGTAATACCAATAATCTGTTTGTTGATGGTATTAATGTTTCGGATAGTACTAATCCAACTGTGGAAGTTGTGAATGTTGATGGGAAAGTTGGAGAATTGAGTGGTGTGGTGGTGGAGGGAGTTTCTGGTGAGAGAGAGGATAGTTCAAATTCTAGCTCCACCCCTTTTGGCAGTAACAAGAATCTGTTTGTTGATGGTGTTAATTCATCGGATAGTACTAATCCAACTGTGGAAGTTGTGAATGTTGATGGGAAAGTTGGAGAATTGGGTGGTGTGGTGGCGGAGGGAGTTTCTAATGAGAGAGAGGATAATTCAAATTCTAGCTCCACCCCTTTTGGTAATAACGATAATCTGTTTGTTGATGGTGTTAATGCTTCGGATGGTCTTAAGCCAACTGTGGAAGTTGTGAATGTTGATGGGAAAGTAGGAGAATTGGGTGGTGTGGTGGTGGAGGGAGTTTCTAGTGAGAGAGGGGATAGTTCAATCAGAAGTAGTGTTGGTGATGGGAGGAGCAAAGTAGGTTGTGATGTTACAAGAGGGCATTGGGTTTATGATGCCAGCTACCCTTTGTACACAAATGTTACATGCCCTTATATAGATGAAGGGTTTGGGTGTGAGAGTAATGGGAGGTTGGACAGGGGTTTCATGAAATGGAGGTGGCAGCCTCATGATTGTGACATTCCTAGGTAAGGTTTAAGTTTCTTGTTTAGTCGAAAGCCGATGTTGATTTGGAGAATGGACGTGAACTATGTTTGATTTGTATGTAGGTTCAATGCTAGTAATATGCTGGAGTTGATCAGAGGAAAGAGGTTGGTGTTTGTTGGTGATTCACTCAACAGGAACCAATGGGAGTCGATGCTCTGTATGTTGATGGGAAGTGTGAGAGATCCGAGGAAGGTGTATGAGGCTCGAGGGAGGAAGATAACTAAAGAGAGGGGGAATTATTGTTTCAAGTTTGAGGTGACGTTGCTCAAAGCTTTCTGGACTTGTGGTGATTGATTTGTGTAAGTGTTGTATTGTTGAAtggtttgtgtttgtgtgttgCTTTGTAGGATTACAAATGCACGGTTGAGTATTATGTTTCGCACTATCTAGTTCACGAGAGTAAGGCGAGAATAGGCAAGAAGAGAGGGCAGACGTTGCGCATTGATACTATGGATAAAGGGTCATCGAGATGGAGAGGGGCTGATATTCTTGTGTTCAATACTGCACATTGGTGGAATCATCAGAAAACGAAAGCTGGGTAAAGCCTTCTTCTATGGTTGATTTCTTGAAGATATTTTGAAGCATCTATGCCCTAGTGTGATTGTATGATATGAACATCATAAATCATCATATGAAACAGTTCTAGTtcagctcacacacacacatacaaagAAAACATATTGTTTGCTTCATACAAAAATTTGCTTGTTGATGGGAAATTTTGTTGCCATCTCCTGTGTTATTTGATGACAGGATTAACTACTACCAAGAAGGCGATCAAGTTTATCCCCGCCTTGATGTCACCACAGCCTTTGAACGAGCTCTATTAACATGGGCATCGTGGGCTGATAAGAACATCAACTCACATAAAACGCGTGTATTTTTCAGAAGCTCTGCTCCTGCTCATTTCAGGTTTATTATACTAAGCAAGTTGAAACTCTTTCCATTATTTCCTGTTGGCATCAAATATGAATGATCAATGTGGTTTTCCTCTAACAGCGGGGGTCAGTGGGACACAGGAGGCCACTGCGGAGAAGCCCTTCGACCACTAAACGAGACATTCACCTCTGTCTACCCAGAGAAGAATCTGATCATGGAGCAGGTCTTGAGGAAGATGAAGACACCTGTTACTTTTCTGAATATAACGCGGCTGTCAGACTACAGACCGGATGCTCATCCGTCTATATATGGAAGAAAAACTATAAATCGAGGCGTCCAAGATTGCAGCCATTGGTGCTTGCCCGGTGTTCCAGATATCTGGAATGAATTGTTGTACTATCATTTGCAATCACAAGGCAAGGCCATTTTGTAGACTAGAAAACAGTTTTGTGTCttctaattctttaatttagtGTGGTTTTCTCAGAATTAGGATTTATTTAGGCCGAAATTGTAAAGTCATCGACAGTTTAACTTGAGTAACTCCTCACTGTCCACAGCTTCATTCATCGAATCTAATCATATACTACCTCGGTCCCACAAAATTAGTCCACTTTCttattttggaaactttttcaCCACACATTACACTACTAATAAGATAAGTCCTACTATCTACTAACACTAtctaaactattttttctttctctttaataCTTACCAATTTCGGTGTCATCCCCAAAGTATTTTTAGGGTACAACGTGAGTATAACTTTCTACTGGTTCTGTATGAATTATTTGGTGAAATCTATCACATACTAAGGGGCTTCTTGGTCtgatggaatggaataagGAGAGAATAAAATGGAGACGAGAATGGAATAAGGATGTGAATGAGGatttcattccattcttgTGCTTGGTGAATATAAGGAATACAAATAGAATGAGATTGTGTAGTGCGTGCAATGTATGTAGTGTAtgtatagtgtgtgtgtgtgtgcgcgcgtgcaatgtgtgtgtgtacgcgtgcaatgtgtgtgtgcgtcagtgcgtgtagtgtgtgtagtgtgtgcaaTGCATGTGTAgtgtggattttttttaataattaaagattctaaaatttagttttataacaaaaatttaaaattataaatttgagtgatattaaatttaaatactataatataatactccctccgtccaaaaaaaatagagcaattggtgtatgacacgaattttaatgtagaaaagtaagag
The genomic region above belongs to Salvia hispanica cultivar TCC Black 2014 chromosome 3, UniMelb_Shisp_WGS_1.0, whole genome shotgun sequence and contains:
- the LOC125211550 gene encoding protein trichome birefringence-like 6; this translates as MEKQKSFSVKPIKFLVSSFTITFSIIFVIFCFTWVFTSPASIHLGAQNLGVESSEGSLLTANSSSTAFGNTNNLFVDGINVSDSTNPTVEVVNVDGKVGELSGVVVEGVSGEREDSSNSSSTPFGSNKNLFVDGVNSSDSTNPTVEVVNVDGKVGELGGVVAEGVSNEREDNSNSSSTPFGNNDNLFVDGVNASDGLKPTVEVVNVDGKVGELGGVVVEGVSSERGDSSIRSSVGDGRSKVGCDVTRGHWVYDASYPLYTNVTCPYIDEGFGCESNGRLDRGFMKWRWQPHDCDIPRFNASNMLELIRGKRLVFVGDSLNRNQWESMLCMLMGSVRDPRKVYEARGRKITKERGNYCFKFEDYKCTVEYYVSHYLVHESKARIGKKRGQTLRIDTMDKGSSRWRGADILVFNTAHWWNHQKTKAGINYYQEGDQVYPRLDVTTAFERALLTWASWADKNINSHKTRVFFRSSAPAHFSGGQWDTGGHCGEALRPLNETFTSVYPEKNLIMEQVLRKMKTPVTFLNITRLSDYRPDAHPSIYGRKTINRGVQDCSHWCLPGVPDIWNELLYYHLQSQGKAIL